Part of the Sphingobacterium sp. LZ7M1 genome, GCAAGAATTTTTTAGGCTTCAACGGCACATTGTCTTTTGAATATTCAGCTGGGTTACCATCTTTATCCGCATAAACACGGAAGATAGAGAAATCACCTGTATGGCGAGGCCATTCCCAGTTGTCGGTATCACCTCCAAATTTACCGATGCTGCTTGGCGGAGTCCCTACCAAACGGACGTCCGTAAAGTCTTGGTAGACGAAGTAGTAATATTCATTTCCATTATAGAAAGGACGAACAGAAACAACATATTTACCGTTTTCGCTGTTTTCTTGTTGGATCTTGGCAATTTCTTGATTGATCACTTTTTCGCGTTCCTTTTCCGACATCTTATCGTTTACCAATCCTAGGATACGTTTAGAAACATCATCCATACGGACGAAGAAACGAACGTACAAAGATTTAGGCTTTAATTCCTCAGCATGGTTTTTAGCCCAAAATCCATTGGTAAGATAATCATGTTCTGGAGTAGATAATTCTGCGATAGCGCCATAACCACAGTGGTGGTTCGTGAATACCAATCCGCTTCCTGATACAATCTCTGCGGTACAACCGCCATTAAACTGCACGATTGCATCTTTCAAGCTGGAGTTATTGATGCTGTAAATTTCTTCGGCTGTGAGTTTTAAGCCTTTTTTTTGCATGTCAGCTTCGTTCAGACGCTTTAGGTGCATCAAGAACCACATGCCCTCATCCGCAAATGAGAAAGTGCCAACGAGCGTCAGCACACATAGTAATACTAGTTTTTTCATATCAACCTTTTTTGTGGTAGGACAAATTTGCTGGAATTTAGGCGCAAATCAAAATGATTTGTAAGGAAATCAGGCCACTGCATGTCCTTGGATTTAACTATCTTTGCCAAGATGGCGTCATTTGAAGACTTTAAATTTAATAAGCAGATCCTAAATGCAATAGCCGAAGCAGGCTATACAACCACGACTGAAATCCAAGAAAAGGCGATTACACCGATTCTAGCGGGGCAAGACGTGATGGGGATTGCGCAGACAGGGACCGGAAAAACTGCAGCATTTGTGCTGCCGATGCTCATGAAGCTGAAATATGCTCAAGGTAATGACCCAAGAGCATTGATTTTAAGCCCTACCCGAGAACTTGCTATGCAGATTGAAGAGCATATCAAGCAATTCTCCACTTACTTAGACTTAAGAACCGTTCTGTTATATGGTGGTTTGGGACCAAAAACCCAAAAGGAACTCCTTGCCAAAGGCTGTGATATCATTGTTGCTACTCCAGGCCGTTTCCTCGACCTCTATTTAGAAGGTGATATCAATGTCAAGAGCCTTAAATTCTTGGTCCTTGATGAAGCAGACAAGATGATGGACATGGGTTTTATTGGAAAAATCCACCGTGTCCTGGAAATCGTCCCTAGAAAAAGACAGAACCTTCTTTTCTCCGCAACCATGAGTGAACTCGTGCGTAAGATTGCAGGTGATTTCTTGGCATTCCCAACCGTTATCGAAGTAACTGAACAGGCAACTCCGGCACAAACTGTGACCCAGGAGCTGTATCATGTTCCCAACTTAAAGACGAAGATCAACTTATTGCAACATTTCTTCAAAGACGATGAAACCTTCAGTAGAATCATCGTTTTTACCAAGACTAAGGTGGTTGCTGATCGTATATATGCCTTCCTAGAACGTAAATATGGTCCTGAGGAGGTTCGCGTAATCCATGCAAACAAAGGCCAGAATACCCGCATCAATTCCATTAATGCCTTCAAAGAAGGTGAAGTTAGGATCTTGGTTGCTACGGATGTTGCTGCTCGCGGATTAGATGTATCGCAAGTGAGCCATGTGATCAATTTCGATGTTCCCATCGTTATCGAGGACTATGTACACCGTATCGGCAGAACAGGCCGTGCATTCCAGACAGGTGATGCCATTACCTTCTGTAATCCAGCCGAAGAGTATTATGTGGCAAAAATTGAAAAACTGATCAGACAGACCATTCCTGTGAAGGAATTGCCTGCGGATGTGGTTGTTGAAAAGACACCTTTCGACGAGAAACAGGATATCGCTAGGGAAATTGATAATCAGAAGAAAAAAGATAACCCCGATTTCAAAGGTGCATTCCACGAGAAAAAATATGCCATTAAGGCAAATAACTCAAAAAGACAGGCTCGTGGTAAAGCTAAGCCGGTAAAAAAGGGAAATAGTAAACCAAGCAAGAAAAGATGAAGTTAACCCCATTGAATATAACCTTGGCTTGTATCCTTGTATGGGCAATATCTGAAATGGGTTCGGTAGAAAAGCCATTGTTTTCATGGGCTTGGCTCCTTATCCTTTCTATCGTGCTCATCGTTGTGGATATCCTGTTCCGCTTATGGACCAAGAATACGCAACGCTTATGGATCATGCAGATAGGCTTTATTTTGGTGGTGGGTATCATTTCAATGTTAATAAAATTACAGTTTTAGATATGAAGAAAGCAGAAATCAAACTCCAGATCGAGTTAGATGATTCCAATGTTCCAGATTCCATCCAATGGAGTTCTACAGATGGGCAGAATACAGAAGAATTACCAGCAAAAGCTATGTTCTTAGCGCTATGGGATGCCCAGTATAAAAATTCATTAAGAATTGACCTTTGGACTAAAGATATGCCTTATGATGAAATGAAGCGTTTCTTCTATGAAACTTTGCAAACATTAGGCGACTCATTCCTAAGGTCTTCAGGTGGTGATCCAATGGCTGAGAAAATTATTGGCGATTTACGTGACTATTGTGCACACTACGCTGATAAAATGGAAATCTTGGAACAACAGAACTAATTGAATTTGGAATCTGCCAACAGGTTCGTTGGCTAATCAATATGCAGATATGAATTACTTTTTGGTGAAATCTGAACCATTTAAATACAGTTGGGAACAATTTAATAAAGATGGGGAGACCTTTTGGGATGGCGTACGCAACTATCAAGCTCGAAACAACCTAAAAGCGATGAAAAAAGGCGACCTCGTACTTTATTACCATAGCAATGAGGGTAAAGAAGTTGTAGGTTTGGCAAAAGTCGTGAAAGAATTCTACCAAGATCCAACCACAGAAGATGAACGTTGGGTAGTGGTGGATCTAGCTCCAGTGGAAACTTTCAAACATCCAGTTACCTTGGAAACAATCAAGGCAGATCCATTGCTTCAAGATATCGCATTGGTCAGACAAGGTAGGCTATCCGTGATGCCCCTTAAGGCTGAAGAGTTTGATCGGATCGTTCAACTCGGAAATGCTGACTAAAGACATTGAAACTCCCCAAACTGGGGAGTTTTTTTATTTTCTCATTATCTTTCCGCTTTCAATAACTAAAATCCCTACTTTGCTCATTCTTCCTGTTTAATTCAAAAATTTCAAATAACTTTATATCAGCTGACTCATTAATAACCAATTAACAGACATATGATAAAGGCAGTTATTTTGGATGATGAAATTCGTGGTTCCGGATTATTGCAACATAAGCTGCAACAATTCCAGGAGCTATTGTCCATAACGGCCGTATTCAATGACCCTCAAGAAGCCTTGCTTCAAATGCCCAATATGGAATGTGATGTCCTTTTTCTCGATGTTGAAATGCCATTTATGAACGGATTTCAATTCCTCGAAAAACTTGGTCAATTTGAATTTGAAGTCATATTTGTCACTGCCTATAACATCTACACCTTGGATGCCTTGAAGGCAAATGCACTCGATTATCTCCTAAAGCCAGTAAACAATGAGGAACTCAAGAAAGCCATGGTCAAACTTGAACTGCGGATCACCCAGCGGGAAAAGTTGAAAAAAGTGGACTTAACGGAAAATCGCCCAGTGATGGGAAGATTAGCATTGCCAACTGCCGAAGGGATACATCTGGTGAAAAAGGATGATGTAATCCGTATCGAAGCCATGAGCAATTACAGTATCTTCTTCCTGAATAATCTCTCGAAAATCATTGTTTCCAGAACATTAAAGGAATTTGAAATGTTATTGGAGAATACGCAGCTCTTTCGAGTCAATAGAAGTGTCATTGTCAATTTAGATTACGTCGTAAAATATAAAAAAGGAGAAGGAGGGACCTTAGAATTAGTCGATGGTTCGGAGATCGAAGTCTCTCCAAATAAAAAAAAGCAATTGATGGATAGGTTGTTTACAGCCTTCTAAACCCAATGAATTTGAAGATAATTCTATCTTTTGTCCTTGCTGTATGCTTAACCTGTTCTATTACCTATGGACAAAGACGGATCTATAACTTTCTCCATTTTACCGAGAAGGAAGGGCTTTCCAACAATGAAGTGGAAGGGCTTGAGCAAGACAGCAATGGATTGATCTGGATTAGTGGTAAACGTGGGCTTTCCTATTTTGATGGTCAGAAGTTTACCGATGTGAAATTTGAACATACAAACGGGGTGATGCTCAATTACCTCGGTAGCATGGCTATTGACCAGAAAAATAGAATTTGGATTACCAGCAATAGCCATGGACTGATCTGCTATGATCGAAATAAGCCTATAGGAAATAACCTGAGTTCGTATACGGCAAAAGTGAGCAACAAAGGCTTGGTAAAAACCAACCTTTATGATGTACTGGCTTCTAAATCGGGTATGATTTATTTTTCAGGGCAAGAGACAGACCTCCAGTCCCTAGATCCTGAAACGGGTGAAATAAAACAGATCTCTATGCCTGGGATAGTGAGTAAAAATTATCTTTCCATCTTTTCCTTGGATGAGGACTCTTTGGGGAATATCTGGATGGGGACCCGTTATGATGGTTTGATATGCTATAATCCGATAAAACATACAGCAAAACAGATTAATCTTGAAAATGAAGGGGAAAATGCGGTAGATGGTATTGTTTTGCGTCCAGATCGTATCTATGCTGGATATTATGACCATGATCTTATCGCTGCTGATTATAGCTTCAAAAACACCATTTCCTCTATTCTGGGCTGGGACAAAAGTATCAATTTTTATGATAATAGCATCAGTTCCATTGCCTTTTGGCCAACTGAAAATAAAATCCTGATTGGCCATGTGTCCAATGGCATCTATACTTATCAGCCTGAAACCAAGAAAATCGAGTATATTTCTATAGAAACATTAATGCCGATTACACCGAAGGCAACACGGATCTTTGATTTTTGTATTGTAAAGGATGGCTATTGGCTGGCAACTAATTCGGGCCTGTTTTATTATTCTACCAAACTCAACCAAATAAATAGTCTTATTGAAGATCGATACGCCGATCCAATCGTAGAATTGTTCAATTGGAAAGGTAAAGTTTGGTACAGGACTGAAACTGATTTCGGTGAACTGGATGCGAATAAGGAT contains:
- a CDS encoding EVE domain-containing protein — translated: MNYFLVKSEPFKYSWEQFNKDGETFWDGVRNYQARNNLKAMKKGDLVLYYHSNEGKEVVGLAKVVKEFYQDPTTEDERWVVVDLAPVETFKHPVTLETIKADPLLQDIALVRQGRLSVMPLKAEEFDRIVQLGNAD
- a CDS encoding DEAD/DEAH box helicase, coding for MASFEDFKFNKQILNAIAEAGYTTTTEIQEKAITPILAGQDVMGIAQTGTGKTAAFVLPMLMKLKYAQGNDPRALILSPTRELAMQIEEHIKQFSTYLDLRTVLLYGGLGPKTQKELLAKGCDIIVATPGRFLDLYLEGDINVKSLKFLVLDEADKMMDMGFIGKIHRVLEIVPRKRQNLLFSATMSELVRKIAGDFLAFPTVIEVTEQATPAQTVTQELYHVPNLKTKINLLQHFFKDDETFSRIIVFTKTKVVADRIYAFLERKYGPEEVRVIHANKGQNTRINSINAFKEGEVRILVATDVAARGLDVSQVSHVINFDVPIVIEDYVHRIGRTGRAFQTGDAITFCNPAEEYYVAKIEKLIRQTIPVKELPADVVVEKTPFDEKQDIAREIDNQKKKDNPDFKGAFHEKKYAIKANNSKRQARGKAKPVKKGNSKPSKKR
- a CDS encoding LytTR family DNA-binding domain-containing protein; translation: MIKAVILDDEIRGSGLLQHKLQQFQELLSITAVFNDPQEALLQMPNMECDVLFLDVEMPFMNGFQFLEKLGQFEFEVIFVTAYNIYTLDALKANALDYLLKPVNNEELKKAMVKLELRITQREKLKKVDLTENRPVMGRLALPTAEGIHLVKKDDVIRIEAMSNYSIFFLNNLSKIIVSRTLKEFEMLLENTQLFRVNRSVIVNLDYVVKYKKGEGGTLELVDGSEIEVSPNKKKQLMDRLFTAF
- the gldC gene encoding gliding motility protein GldC, coding for MKKAEIKLQIELDDSNVPDSIQWSSTDGQNTEELPAKAMFLALWDAQYKNSLRIDLWTKDMPYDEMKRFFYETLQTLGDSFLRSSGGDPMAEKIIGDLRDYCAHYADKMEILEQQN